A window of bacterium genomic DNA:
CCCTCCTTCTCCAGCGCCTCCCGGAGAACGTCGGGCTCCGCGCGCAGCCGGTTGGTCCGGGCAAAGACGGCGGGGATGCGCGCCGAACCCCGGCAGACGGCTTCGGCCCAGTCGGGGCCGCGGAATCCCAGCCAGCGCTCGATCATCCACAGGGGTATCGAATAGCGCCGGGACCACGCCTCGGGCCCGTCGCCGGAGGCGCCCGGCGGCAGGGAGCTCTTTTCCCGCAGGGCCCGGCGCAGAACCGCGTTGACGAACCCCGTCCAACGCGACCGGCCCAACCGCCGCAGCGTCTCCGCGGCCTGATGCAGAACCGCATATTCGGGGACCCGGTCGAAATAGAACAGGTGCGCCAGCGAAATTCTCAGCACCTGCCGGACCAGCGACCCGCGGGCGGGCGGACGGCCGGAGCAGAGAAGGTCGATGGTCTCGTCGATGGGCAGCAGATTCCTGACCGCGCCCTGGACGGTCGCGTACCAGAGCTTCCGATCCCGGGGGGAGAGTTTCCCGGCGCCGGGGAAACGCTCCATGAGGTCGGAGAGGTAGCCCTCCCCCCCCTCCCAGGCGGCCAGGACCCGCGCCGCGGCGACGCGGGAAGCGGTGCCGGCGGAGGAGTTCATCGCCCCAGGAAAACCTTGATCGCCTCTTCCACCATCTCCGCCGAGACCGTCGTATCCCGGCAGGGGCCCTGGGGGCGCTCGATGACCACCCCCAGAACCGGCTTCCTTTTCTTCTTGAGCATCCCTTCCAGCAGTTCGTTGAGACAGGCCACGGATACCACGCCTTTTACCTCGGGCCGGGCCAGCTCGGCCAGGGCGATTCCCCCGCCGGTGGCGATGGCCAGCCTGGTCCCGTAAGTCTCGGCCAGACGGTTGAGGTCCCCTACCCCGCAGCGGCCGCAGCGGCGGCATTCCCGGGGATCGACGGCCACGCGGGCGGTGCAGAGGCTGTTCTGGAGACAGCGGGGGCCCAGAATCAATACCTCGTCCGGGCGAAACCCGTATTTCCGGCGGCGGACGCGCCGGTTGTTCAGCAGAAGCAGCAGTTTTC
This region includes:
- a CDS encoding transcription antitermination factor NusB gives rise to the protein MNSSAGTASRVAAARVLAAWEGGEGYLSDLMERFPGAGKLSPRDRKLWYATVQGAVRNLLPIDETIDLLCSGRPPARGSLVRQVLRISLAHLFYFDRVPEYAVLHQAAETLRRLGRSRWTGFVNAVLRRALREKSSLPPGASGDGPEAWSRRYSIPLWMIERWLGFRGPDWAEAVCRGSARIPAVFARTNRLRAEPDVLREALEKEG
- a CDS encoding DUF116 domain-containing protein is translated as MRKLLLLLNNRRVRRRKYGFRPDEVLILGPRCLQNSLCTARVAVDPRECRRCGRCGVGDLNRLAETYGTRLAIATGGGIALAELARPEVKGVVSVACLNELLEGMLKKKRKPVLGVVIERPQGPCRDTTVSAEMVEEAIKVFLGR